The nucleotide sequence ccggcccggggagcggtGGTTGCCAGGGACCGCGCTGGGGGGGTCGGGGCAGGTCCTCGGCTTGGGCTGGTCACAGCTCCCGATCCGCGGACGCGTTCTGGCGAAGTCCTTTAACGATTTAAGTGCCTAATTAATCCGTAATTTGCCGGACATCAAGCCTACGCAGGCATCTGGCTGGCTCGGGGCTGCGCTGCCGCGCCCGCACAGGGGTCGGTGCCTCGCTCAGCGGTGCTGAAGCTGGGAAGCTGCTGCCAGCTGGTGGCAGCGCGTCTGTGCCGTGAGACGCCGTGTGAGGCGACAGCTGCTGCGGCCAGCGAGCGGGGCCCGCATGGCCGCTGTCCTGGGGGTAGGCCTCCCTGCTGTGCTCGGGGTAGGCCTGGCCGCTGTCCTGGGGGTAGGCCTCCCTGCTGCCCGGCTCCTGCCCCAGGCCGCTGGTGGTGAGGCGTCTCGTCGTATCCTCCCAGTCTTTGCTCTCCAGCGCTAAAGTGACAGCATCCCTTCACCATACGCTGTGTTGTCTGTTGCGAATGTCTAGAGACGCTGAGGGTGTCCGGAGTGTTATGGTCAGGTGTGTAATACAGCTTACTGCAGCTCAGGGATCCCTGCCCTTTTTCAGGATGTTTCTTTGCTAATTTGATGCAGATACCTTAGAATTAACTGGATATTAtgtcttttccctcttttttcacATAAACCTTTGATCATCTGAGTCTTTTTGAGGTACGGAGAGACTGCTAAGTCACCTCTCATTCTGCGTCCTCACAGGGACCCAGTTTCTCTTGAGAAAGGGAGAGCCTTCCTAACAGTCTGCTCGCTATCTCCCCAGAACAAGCACGTTCCAATTGGTCGGCTCTGAACAGCAGTTTCTGTAGGTCTCCTATGATGGATGCATACATCAGTACCTTAATGGTAAAGACTTTGACTGTCTAATCATTGTGTCACTTTTTTATAGGTATGTAACTTTGCCAACACCGGCATAACCTCAGAAGGTATTTAAGAGAAAGTTGTTTAAACTGATGTGGAAAAGTTGACGGAACAGCAGACCCTTGAAAAGCTTTTTGGAGTCTTAGTATCAAGTAAAACTCCATGCAGCTCTAGGGCTGCTGTTGTTCCCTAGGGAATGAAGCAAAACTGGTGCATCCGGTTCATTTAGTAAGCTTGCTTTGGCGTCTGTATGTGAGCTGGTATCTGAGCTGTCAGTAACAAAGCTCCGGGAAGTAACCTCTGCTATTTAAATGACAGGTAGCTTGTAAACTGGAAGGAGGTATTTCTGGTAGTGCTGGATGGTGCTGACGTGTGGTTCAATTAAATACTTGATATAGAAATCATTTTGCCTGTTGGTGGCGTTTTCTCATTAATTATCTGTTGATCTGGCCCTAGAcgtatttgaaaatgaaatggatgCATTTAGTTagtttaaataaacaaaacaaaccgtGCAACTTTATTGAGAGAtttaacaaagaaatatttttgtgcttaGTTAATAATAATTATTGTGTATGCTTGAAGTGGCAAGAAGAGGGTATTCAGATGGATGCGTATTCGTCATGAAATGGAGAGAACCGAAATGCAGAGAACCAGAATGCAGAAGACTGTATGTCAGCAAACTAGCCAGTGACTAGCTTACGTTTTTCTTTtaggaagactctctgctccagtcAGCATACTGCTGTTTCGCTACTCCATGTCTGTGGATGAACAGGAAGTGAAGCAAACCTAGAGAGAAACTTCTGTTGCCTTTTAATGAGCGTCAGAAAGCAGGTTAAACTTGTCAGTGGTCAATCTCTTCATTTTCCTGCCActaatcttattttttaaatcctgGACTAATTACGGGCTGAGATTTTGTATGTTAAACCTCACTGTTTAGGAGATTGCTTTGTGTGAACATTCCAATAGAAAAGAAGTTTATTACTCATGAGCATAATATACTTAATCTATCCTCTCATGTTTTTCCCTAAACCCTGGTGTCATGTTCAAGGAGGATTATGAAAGAGGAAGAAGGATTCCATCTTCTCAAACCTCTGTTTCTGTGGGAAAGAGGGCCTTTTTGGTACAATGCCAAATTGATGAACTTACCTGAAACACATTCTGTGTTCCATGATTCTGATATACTTAATGGAGCTGAATTTTGTTTATTCAGAGTATGGTCCATTTACGTGAAAGCTATGGGACATTCTTAAAAAAATGTGGACAATTAAAGATCACATTTTTGGTCAGTCTAGAGTTCTTTTGAACTCTCCTAAGAGCTGGAAGTAGAGCAGTCAAAGCACTGGTTTCAAGTAACAGCGTTATGAATTGACAGTAAATACAGCCTCACACTCAATTTTGGCTATACATCTTATAAATTAAGCTTCTACAAGCTGTTTCATGATGATAATTTGTTTACCGAATTTTTGTCCCTACCAAAATAATCTTTCATTTGTGTTGTATATGCTCTTTATCTGTGAGTCATAGCTGGCTTGTTTTGATAATTGATGGTGTCAAAATAAATGTTGTTTCAGGATAAATATTAAAATCGTTAATAAGGTGTGGACATTAAGAAGCCCTTCCATCCTTATTTATGTGCTTGTGCATTGTACTGTGGTGGAAAAATGATTATGAAGTGGAAGTCCATCTTTTGAACTGTagagaagagaaattaaataccTATCCTGAGCCGAGACAAACCTCTTAACAAGCTGgtgtttaaaaggaaattttcGAAACTTCATGTTACCTATTTATCTAGGTTTATTAGGGTGTTAAACAGGATCTAGAATTCACCTCCAAATTTTTGTGAAAGGCAGCTATGTACTCTCCCACAGAATGTGGAGGTTTTGGTGTGATCAGCTCTCTGAAGAGTGTCTGTTTTgaccaggagcatcccagttttgtctgggttcattttaacttgcagctttttctttaaGAACTAAAATCTACAGACAGCCTGACGATGTGCCTAATGACTGTATTAGAGAATTAGTAAGGCAGAATAATGAATCATTAAATGGCTATTAAAATATGTCATTTCTGCTTGTTGATTTTGATTGGAAGCAACCTTTATGAAACATTTAGTCAATAAATAAATGTGCCACATGTGCTTGtgcaaatattttctctttttacattttATAGTGATTTGAGAGAAAGAGCTTGCAGAGTTAGAAAACTGGATAAAACCTCCAGTAGCATAATGGCTTTGTTAGGATGTGATGCCACCAGAGACACCACAGCAATCCTGTAAACGGAGGTACTTTTTACATAAGGATGCAGTGTAAAGAGAACAGCAGGGTTTTTAGTCTTTCCTGCTCTGCTCtttcaattattattttcataatgCACGTTATTGTCAGTCTGTCCCATCCTCTGGTTGAAGATGGACTGTGAAAGCATTATAGTTGGTGCtgctatgcatttttttctgggCAGGAAAGGAAATTGATAATTAGCAGTAAATGCACAAGGTAATATGTGGAGTTAAATACATGCGTATCAGAGACGTGCGTTTGTGTACGGTACGATGTGATGCAGTGGGCAGGAAAAAGTCTGCTTTCTCTGTCTGGTTAGAAAGCTCCATTTTCTCATTTCACAGGACATGCTAGAACCGAAGAGGTGCCTGCCACTGTCCGTAGCAGGGTCTGCTCCGCTTCTGCAGCTGAAGGTGACAGACGGGGAGCTCGGTGGGGAGCCGGAGTCCGGTTGTTGCACAGCGCGCACGGCCAATGAGCGCCCGCATTTCAGGACGTGCTTCTGCAGATGGCCTATTGCGGTGGCCGAGGTGGGACAGCAGCCACCCAGACGCACCCAGCAAATGACATTTTGCTGCAAAAGCGTGGCGGAGCCAATCACGCCCGGCACCGCGCAGCCAATGGACGCCGGTCTCTTACCCAGCCACTGGCAGGGGCTCTGTGCCTGCAGGACCTTGGTACAGCTCTGCAAACTGCGTTCCTGCAGAGACAGCCCTCCCCGAGTTTGTTTCTCAGCACAATAGTCATTCTCGCTGTGATTCATTTCCCCGTAATAACAAAGCCATTGTAAATTATCGGTGTAAAGCCGGGGAGGGACGTGCCTTGCCGGCCGCGCGATCTGCAGCTGGTGGGGAGAGTGCCGGAGTGATTTGGGTCCTGTTTCCCATTTAGCATTGCCACGGCTGCCTACCCAGCAGACCTGCTGACCAGAGCCAGAGGGATGGTGGTAGTTACAGGGCAGAACAAAGTGAGCGGAGACCCGGATGATGCCATGTCGAGCTCAGATGCAGAGGATGATTTCCAAGAGCCAGCCACTCCTACTGCAACCCAGGCAGGACAAGCGCTACCTCTGCTGCCTCAGCAGGTAAGAGCTCTCTGGTACTGTTCATCTGATAAGGTCCAGTTACTGCGGCACGTACTGCTCGGGTGCCAAAGGACTCAGGATTGCTTTGCTGGAGTATTTATGGATATCCAGTTCAGTTTCCATTAGTAGCTAAATTGTTGAATAAAACTGTCTCTTGAATTTTACTTCGGCAGCTTGGCAGGATTACTCAGAATTTCCATCCATGTTTAGACTTGACAAATAAAACTAAGTGTTTATTCTGGTACCGAGGCATCTGAAAGTGTGATACTGAGATTTTTAGGCCTGCTGTAATCCTGAtgtaaacacagaatcacagggttTTTTCAGCGTATAGCATAGTAGTGTAAAGGAACCAGTAGAGTAGCAACTGAGTGCAAGTCCCAAGGTTGGCCTCAGATTTCGTAccttttgtgtgcatgtgtgtgtgtgtttaaggGTGGGGAGgggttttggttttatatttttctttccttaaaagaGCCAAGAGGAGGCATTCATGCATTTAATGAACATCTGATACTAAAGCTGAGTGATTACTGCTGTTTCGGATTTCTGACAAATGCACACATTCACCGGTTACACCCGGAAGCAGCCAAAGTGTTCAAGTTGTTAACCCTTGAACTCCTTTTTTGTGACAACAGGCCAGGGAAAAAGCCTCTGCGAGACCAAGTTATGTCACAGTGGCAAAGACGGTATGCTGTGTCTTCTAGAAGTTGCAGCCCTTTTGGCCTGAACATGTCTGCAAAGGACTAGAGGCTCATTTCTGATGATGTGATTGCTTTTGCAGTTTCCAGAAGTTGTTCCACTAAACGTAGGAGGCATGTATTTTACAACAAGACTGTCAACACTGAGACGTTACGAGGACACGATGTTGGCGGCTATGTTCAGTGGAAGGCACTATATTCCAACAGATGCTGAAGGCAGATACTTTATTGACAGAGATGGAACCTACTTTGGGTATGTACGGTGTCCTCAGTAGTATACTTTagaagttagaatcatagaaggttttgggtcgaaagggacccctagaggtcatctagtccaacccccccgcagcgagcaggaacaccactaactagatcaggttgctcagagccctgtccaactggccttgaatgtttccagggatggggcctccactacctctctgggcaacccattccagtgtttcaccacccttcagTTGTTACTGAAGAAAGttactttaaagaaaaacaagtactaactttttatttttccttctagttAAATCATATTTGTGTAGTAGGTAATTGTGACTGGCTGGCATCTACACCTTTGAAGCATCACAAGAGAAGAGTATATTGCAATTTAaaaactatattttatttttaagggctTAACTTTTAcaatgggaaaagaaaaccaaTTATTGTTTTGAATTTGTACATTGTCTCCTCTAGAGTATCTCCTTTCAAGGTAGCAAGttgttttgatgttttaaaaaataatgtatttggcATTGATAGCTGTTTTGTACAACACTTTAAAAATTGATACTACAGTATTTATGATAAAGAGGGAATGGAAGGAATGCATCTAGGTTTCTTAAACAGTTGAACATACgatgttttcagtgtttaaacAGGATATAAGGTAACTGGTAAAAAAGCACAAGCCTCAAAGAATTCTTTCTTAAATTGGTTTTGCTGGTAGAACCATATTCCTTCACCTTCAGGATTCCTTCTTAAGTGtttagcttttgttttatttttaattaaattaactATGATCTTACTAATATTTTGTTTGAATTGGTGTGAGATTTCTAGAAAAGGTAAGCAGTGTTCATGGGTTAACGTTCATGGGTTCTTTGCCCAAAGCACACTTTGCAATTTAACTTACGTTTCTTGTTTCTCCTTTGCTGACATTTCCTTAATCTCTTCAACAGAGAAGGACTGAATTATTTTCAAAGCACATTTGGATTGTACGATAATTGGGACAGAAATAGATTAAGCCACTGTATTTATTGGAAAATAATAGTTTCTTTACATTTGGCAGTTTGGaagtgcctgccgctttgctgGAAAAGCAATTAATTTGTAATGTTATCAATTTGAATTGAAAAGATAGCTGGAACAGAGAGCCAAATTAGCACGTGCTGTATTTGTTGACATTCTAATGAAGATTGCAGTAATGCTTGTTTTATTTGATATGGTCAATAATAGTTTTGTTGGTTAATGCTTATAAAGTGATTTCTTTCCCTGTTAAAAAATCTTGTACCTTATCAGTGTTTCAGACCTACAAGGAAATGTTCTAGTAGTATTATATACTACAAGTGTATATGGCCCTGATCCTGTGAAGAGAACACCTCCTTTGGAAATGCATCATCCAGTCAGATAGAATCCTGGTTCTGTGTGGGATAAAAAGCTCGTGCATATGATTCTctaggaaaattaaaaagattattttgtcACAGACCTAACTTTGAAATACAGTGACTATGATATCTTTCCCATGGAGTACTGTGTGTTCTCTTCTATTTTGAGTTGTTCCTCCACTTTGAACTTGTTCTTTAAAATATGATTATATTTTTTGAATGAGTTTTGACATTAACAGAGGCAGAATGTGAAATGTTGACCTGGAACTTGAACATggcaaatgcttttaaaaacatatgttgCAAATATGACTCAGACTTATTTCAGTTGCTGTCGAAGCATAAGGACTTCTATCTCAATAGAATAAACAATGAATATTCAgcgttttctctcctttcctacCTGCAGCCATTCTGGTGGAAACTTGTTACTTAataacatttttgcctttttttagagACATACTTAACTTTCTACGATCTGGTGACCTGCCGCCAAGAGAGCGAGTGAGGTCAGTTTACAAGGAAGCACAGTATTATTCCATAGGACCATTGCTAGACAACCTAGAGGACATCCAGCCTCTTAAAGGAGAAAAAGTTAGACAAGCTTTCCTGGGCCTAATGCCATATTACAAAGGTAAATAAACAAAGTAGTATTGACTGTTTCTTCTAGCGCGATTCAAGTAGTATACATGGTGCTTGCAGGTCTGCTTTCAGCTTTCAAACTAATTCCATTGTATTTGAGAAGTTTATTACGTACTTTTCATGCTTTTTAGATCTTTGAGGTCTCCACGTCAGATTTGTTCCTGCTGTATCCAAGGATGCGGATTTTTGTGCTGTCTTAAAAGGGAGCAAGATCTAGGCCATAACATGCAAGGCTTATTACAGGAGAAGGTTTCTCTGCCTCTCCATTTGTTCTGTTAGGAGCTGCAGTTGAAGCTTCCTGTTGCTGCTAATACTATGTGAAGAATAACTTGATAAACGTTGCAGTAATATGTTTCACATGAAAtaattgcatttgttttcttttactgggtGCTTCGTTGTTATTttcaactttttcctttttttggtagATCATTTGGAACGGATAATCGAAATAGCAAAGCTTAGAGCTatgcaaagaaaagcaagatttgCAAAACTGAAGGTCTGTGTCTTCAAAGAAGAGATGCCCATCACTCCCTATGAATGCCCGCATTTCAATTCCTTACGGTTTGAAAGGAGTGAAAGTGAGACAAAGCTGTTTGAACATCACTGCGAAGTAGATGTATCTTTTGGCCCCTGGGAGGCTGTAGCTGATGTATATGATCTTCTGCACTGCATTGTGACAGACCTGTCTGACAGAGGGATAACTGTGGATCATCAGTGTATCGGGGTGTGCGATAAACACCTGATAAATCACTATTACTGCAAGCGTCCTATCTATGAATTCAAGATTACTTGGTGGTGAGTTATTTTGTCCAGAACGGTGCAGGGGACAAGAGGACTTCTAGACAAcaattgcttttaatatttttgcaGCATGTCTCTGGAAATGCATTGCTGCTAACATGTGTTGGAATCAGTCTGCTGAAATGTTGGCTAATGCGTAGCTGCTCAGCAAAAGGGGGAGCCTGTCACCGAGGTTGAAAAACCTCTGAAATCTTGAAAAACCAGCCTGAAACAAGACTGTTGGCTCAGGTACCTTAACGAGGCACAAAACAAAATCACCTCATGGAAATTATGGAGAAGAGCATCTAACATCTTTTAAAAGGTTCCACGTACCATGTGGCTTTAGTATCATAGTCTGCAAAATGGGTATTGCAGATCTCACCTGCATTGTTATAAAGCTGAGGTGCTAATAATGCTGACATAATGTGGTTGAATTTTATCCACTTAGAAATGTTTCAGTCACTGCTTAAACTTACAACTTTATAAAATTGAGTTACACCCAGCACAGAGATTCTGGAAATGTAATTTTGATGTAACAGAtcatctggaaaaagaaaaaaaaagtattccctATATATCATTAGTTGTTGTCACGATTAagctatatttcttttttaattaagaatCTGCATGGTGAATTATAATACTGTATTTCAGTTACTTCCATTGTTACAAAAAGGGATAGCAGATTTGGAATATATTCCttaatggttttagaaataaTAACTGTTCATGGAAGACTTGTGCCTGTTTTTAGCCTTAGAAATTCTAAATGTTTACAGTATCTACAAAAAAAGAAGCTCTATAGAATCAGGTCATTTACAAAGGCTTTTGGTAAATGAGAAAACCGTGGATGTGTGTTCCTATTAGCAGAAGTAAGAGGAATACTTAATGTATATTATTTTATTACTGACTCTTTTTACATTCTGTGATATTAAACTTTGTTCTAGAGTTAGAGTCAAATGATCATACTAGGCAAGTGCTTCCTTCACCTCACCTTCTTCAGACAGTTAAGTCTCATTTTTAACATTGTTGTTCACCCTTCCTGGTGTaatatcaggagaaaaaaatttcaaCCTTCATATTCAAATATTTCTCTATAATTATGAACCAGTGTATCTGGGTAGTAAATTTCTTTCCACACTGAAAGAGGCAGCCATTGCAGAATCATATTCTTTTCAGAAAGTAGTTGTTGCATTTCTGACATTAGTAACTGCATCCCAAAGTTGAATTACTTTATGTCCAAAACTGAAAGGTAGATCTAAACATCTGAAGATATTACTGTGTTGTTAGGTACacaaaactgaagtatttttctgaTAGACCCCCCTTGAGGTGGctcaaaacaattttaaagagaGGGGGAAAGTAAATGTTTGCATATTGCATTCCATTGGATTAGTTAATCCAAGAATATTCCTTAATTATACTTTTTACCAGAACACTTAATAAATCAGTTAATTGCAATGATAAAAATTCTCAGTTATCTGAGGTAATTTTTAGAATAGTTCTAAGAACTTTATGATCAAATTGTCTTGCAAAAAAGAGGCAAATTGTTTGCATTGTCACACTTTTATGTATTTAATTTAGGAATTTTTAGTAAATGGTCTCTCTGAGGTGGGGGCATATAACTCTAATGATCTTTTTTCAAATGGTTACTTACAGAGGATCCTTGTCAAGTGCTGAGTTTCAAGTCCAGAGCTTAAATGTTGGAATGGAGGAAATTACGTGTGTTTGGATCTTACTTTAAGtttgtttaaattgttttcttaaaTATTGGCCTTTGGGTTGCAAGTTGTTGTACTTGTGTTTGACAACCCAAAATTAAAAGTCAAACCAAGACTAGTAAAGTTTCCCTAAAATGAGAGGAAGCTTGCATGGTTTCTTTGCTACTCTGCTggcttcattattatttttttttttccccagggaatcTTAAATTGCAAACCATGATTTCTAATAAAATGGCGTAAGGTCTTAAAGTGAGGTTTACAGAGTTTTGGCTGCTTGTACACTTCAGACATTTAAGTTCAGGATTTTCAGCATCAGTTTATGTGGAGACTGCAATGAGAGTTGCAGTTGTACTGGGTTATTTGGTGGGTTTTGCCACTTGCCATGCATGTATTTACATGGGACGTAACTCTGGTTGGAATTTCAGCACTACTTGCAGAAATGGAACACAGTCTGATTTGATTTAACAGTATGTTTTTTGGTTTGGCTGTAAGAATTTTTCCACTGTTACTCTAGAGAAGCTATGATGACAAAATTCCTGCTTCGATCATGTTTGCTATTTCCTAATATGCACACAGTGGTATTTTATAACTTTTTCCTGTTTATTGCTTAAATAAGTAAGGAAGACTACCTaagcaaaaagataaaaattaaaatcttggtCTGTATCAGCTGGATCTTAGTTGAAGCTTTCATCCTTCAGGTCCTCCAGAAGACAGCAAACATTAAGTGcaatattgaaaaagaaaacatgggtTTGAGCCAACATGCTTTCGTTACACACATACATTCTGCGTTGTGATTTGTGCAAGTTAACAATGTTGTTATTGAGTATACTTGTTCTAAGCAGTCTTTGTTTACAATTATTTAGATGATATTGCCTAATATGTATTAATTTTTTGACAGAAACAGAAGAGTTGTGCAGGCGCATGTCAAGGGACTATAATAACTGGTTTATATAACATTATTGACTTACCTTTTCTTGGCATATAGTGTAATTTTTGAAATTCTGCATTTGCAACAAAAATGTGAGTAGCTGATCTACTAAATCCATGTTTAAGATGATGGTTTTGTATATCATGAATGCTTTATAATTGTCTAATTAAACTAAATGCCTACgtaatactgctttttttttcctttaggacTCTTTTTTATATCTGGCTAGGCCAGAGGTTTGCTAGAATATATTTACCtatttctctgcacttctcctttttTGCCACTTTATCATCCACATAGCTACTTTCTCACCCCCACGCTCAAAATACCCTGTGTTTGCAAGCTGGCACTGTGGAAAAATTGGCCGTGCAGTATACGGTCTCATGTTGTCAATATAATGTTGCTATGAATATCATGATTGCAGATCGTTAAAAGAAGAATGCGTGTCAGTCCATTTAGCTCATTCAGTAtgaaggaaagacattttttatttcGTGTTCTGAGGCAGCATACATGCAGGAGCATGTGTGTTAGAATCAACCttctcccccccccaagaagtctgaaatattttcaaagcacaGATTGCATACCTGGATTGCAGTGATTACTCAGTTTTTTTGTGAATACTGGGGGTAATAGTGGGACAGTTGAGGGGTAGTTATTTAGAAAGTAGcattgttagggttttttttaggttGCTGTGTGACAATCTTTAACATCCCCTCTATGCATAGTCTAGTGGTTTTTAACAAGGAGCAAGGGGAGGTCTTACTGTGCGGTCTCCTATTAAGTGACTTGGCCAATTTCACTGCACATTAAATGTTTCTGCATCTGTTCTACACTTGTAAAATAGGAAGAATGTATACTTATCTTTCTAAAGCAGTCAAAAACGACATGAGAAAATATTTATGAGCAGCATCCACTTAATGACTGTTGatttcaagttttaaaaaaagcttaaaataacCTAACTTTTCAACTTGGTGCAGGCTTCTTAACTGGAATACAACAATGTGTAGTAATCTGAAATACTCATTGCTGAACCTCCATCCTCCTTGGAGGAAAGTGAAGCATCTTCATCGGGGAAGCCTTTGAGCCATTAACAGATTCTCTCTTGTCCTCGTGGTGCATGTTTTCTTCTGAGActgctggacttttttttttttttttacttcttttagcCAAAACCTGTATTGTTTTTTAGCCAAAACCTGTAATGAGGGATCAGTTTCTGCAGTGATGGGGGTGTGGATTCTCTggtttgtttggggggttttcaGGTCTTGGTTAGCTGAATTGCAAAAGCAGTAAGTTGCTGCAGCAGAAAGTTCTACATAGCCCacttttaatggatttttaaagttttcgGAAGTCTGCCTGGGAGACACCTCGTGATGTAATATATGCAAATAGCTGAATTTGTTAATGTGAATAGTTcgagattttgttgttgttgttcagttGTGTAATGCTCTTTCCCGCAACTAGCATGAGAGTTAAGGGTTGAGTTAGTTAAACATTGGTTTTCTGATAAGCCTGGTTATTCCTTAGTATCCTCTGCCCCATTTTGTGAAATCACTCATCCCAGAGGTGTTAAATGTATGAAAAAGCAAAGGCTGTCATAGTTACAGGAAAATCAAGAATCT is from Opisthocomus hoazin isolate bOpiHoa1 chromosome 20, bOpiHoa1.hap1, whole genome shotgun sequence and encodes:
- the KCTD7 gene encoding BTB/POZ domain-containing protein KCTD7 isoform X3, with product MVVVTGQNKVSGDPDDAMSSSDAEDDFQEPATPTATQAGQALPLLPQQAREKASARPSYVTVAKTFPEVVPLNVGGMYFTTRLSTLRRYEDTMLAAMFSGRHYIPTDAEGRYFIDRDGTYFGDILNFLRSGDLPPRERVRSVYKEAQYYSIGPLLDNLEDIQPLKGEKVRQAFLGLMPYYKDHLERIIEIAKLRAMQRKARFAKLKVCVFKEEMPITPYECPHFNSLRFERSESETKLFEHHCEVDVSFGPWEAVADVYDLLHCIVTDLSDRGITVDHQCIGVCDKHLINHYYCKRPIYEFKITWW
- the KCTD7 gene encoding BTB/POZ domain-containing protein KCTD7 isoform X2 is translated as MSARISGRASADGLLRWPSIATAAYPADLLTRARGMVVVTGQNKVSGDPDDAMSSSDAEDDFQEPATPTATQAGQALPLLPQQFPEVVPLNVGGMYFTTRLSTLRRYEDTMLAAMFSGRHYIPTDAEGRYFIDRDGTYFGDILNFLRSGDLPPRERVRSVYKEAQYYSIGPLLDNLEDIQPLKGEKVRQAFLGLMPYYKDHLERIIEIAKLRAMQRKARFAKLKVCVFKEEMPITPYECPHFNSLRFERSESETKLFEHHCEVDVSFGPWEAVADVYDLLHCIVTDLSDRGITVDHQCIGVCDKHLINHYYCKRPIYEFKITWW
- the KCTD7 gene encoding BTB/POZ domain-containing protein KCTD7 isoform X1, giving the protein MSARISGRASADGLLRWPSIATAAYPADLLTRARGMVVVTGQNKVSGDPDDAMSSSDAEDDFQEPATPTATQAGQALPLLPQQAREKASARPSYVTVAKTFPEVVPLNVGGMYFTTRLSTLRRYEDTMLAAMFSGRHYIPTDAEGRYFIDRDGTYFGDILNFLRSGDLPPRERVRSVYKEAQYYSIGPLLDNLEDIQPLKGEKVRQAFLGLMPYYKDHLERIIEIAKLRAMQRKARFAKLKVCVFKEEMPITPYECPHFNSLRFERSESETKLFEHHCEVDVSFGPWEAVADVYDLLHCIVTDLSDRGITVDHQCIGVCDKHLINHYYCKRPIYEFKITWW